In Novosphingobium sp. RL4, the sequence TCAAATCCGAGGATGCCTCGAACTCGTTGCCCTTGTAGAACTGGTTGGGCGTCTTGATGATGCCATCGAGCTGCAGATTGCCGAAGACTTTGGTGCGCCCGTCGACCACGTGCTGGCCTGTCGGGCTCATCTCGAAGCGGACGGTTCCGGCTGCGAAATTCGCCGCGAAGCTGCTGGCGCCGGACAGCACATAGGCACCGGTTCCATCGGCGTACTGGCCGTCGATCCTGGTCTGATACGTCGCCGAGCCGGACTTCGGCATGTCGGAGGGGCTGGTCGTCACGCCGTAAGTGAAGAATGCCGTGCTCACGTCGAGATCGGTGCCCTTGTCGACGATCTTCTGCCAGGCGCCGTAGCTGGCGTAAGTGAGCGCCATGTCGGGATTGGCCGCGCCCGGCCTGAACAGGACGAAGTCTTCCTGCGTATTGCCGGCAATCTTGCGATAACCCGTCGTCGCGGCCGTATCGCCGAGCTTGTCGGCCGGGCGGAAGATCGTGGTGCCCATCGTCGTGCCGACGAGGGTGTAGGACTGGCTCGCGGCATCGTAACGCACCTCGGTCGGCGCCTGGACCGAACTCTTTCCGCTGGCGGCCCCGGTCGCGCGGGACAGCGAATAGTTCGCCTGCGCGTAGTAGGCCGTGAAGTCCTGGCTGACGCGCAGCTCCGCGAGAGTGGCATTCCCCTGGCCCGTGGGCGGCTTGGGGAGCGAGGCGACATCCTCTCCCCCGCCGCCGCATGCCGCGAGCAGGACGCTGATCGACGTGACGAATATCGGATGCGAAAGCTTCATGTCCTTATCCCTCAGAATGCCGAAGTGACGCCGAATTCCGCGGCAACGCGGCGGTAGTCGTAGATTTCGATGGAGGAGCGGTTGCGCTCCCATTTGAGGCGCACGAGCGGTGCGAAGCTGCCGAGGTGCAGCGCGCGCAAGGTGGCGGCGATGCTGGCGCTGTAGCGGTTTTCCCGGCGCCGCTCGGGGTAGAGGAACAGGCGCTCGTCCGCCTCCAGATGGCTGTAGGCCATGGTGCCGACCAGGGTGGTTCGGCCCATTTCGCGGAACAGGTAGACCGAGGCGCCCCCGCTCGCGAGGGAATAGCCGGGATCGCGCGCGGCCTCGCGGAAGCCGTAGACCTGCAGGCCGCCGCCGAACCGGGCGCTGAAGGCACGGTCGAGGCTGGCGGAAAGCGTGAAATCATCGGCGGTCTGGAGCGCATTGCGCTTGTTGTCGACATGGGAAATCCCGCCGTCGAGGCGGATCTGGCTGCGCTTACCCGTCGGGCGCTGCCAGCTTACGTTGCCGCCGATCGTCATGCTGTAGGGATCACGGCCGTACCAGCGCCACGAAGGGCCGAACGAGAAGGTGAGCTGGTTGCCGCCCCATGCATATTGCGGGCCGGCCTGCACCCCCACGGTCACGTCGTTGAAGTCCGGCTCGCGGTAGAGCGTGGCGCTGGTCGAGGCGCGCACCAGCAGGTCGGCTCCGGGCTGGATGCCGAGGCGGAAGTAGCCCTGCCCCTGAAGGTTGAGGCCCACGCCCGATTTCGCCTGCGCCTCGTCGTCCAGCGTGAAGTCACCGATCACGGTGCCCAGCGTGTCGGAACGGGTGGCGCGATTGATGTTGCTGTCCGGCGCGAGCGCGAACTCCACCGAACCGCCGAACGGCTTCCGGGCGTTGAGCGCACGGGTATAGAAGCGCACGAGCTGTTCCACCGAGGTCGGCAGTCCCGCCGCCTGGGCCGCGCGCAGTTCCTTGCGGGCGGCGCCGAAATTGCCGAGCGAGGCCTGCATCCGGGCCAGCTCCAGCCGGACACGCGCCGCGCCGGGCTTGTCGTCAAGGATGCGGCGGAATTCGAGCGCGGCGTCGGCATAGCGCTTGAGATCGTCGCCCAGCATCAGGCCAAGACGGAAACGCGCCTCTGT encodes:
- a CDS encoding transferrin-binding protein-like solute binding protein, with translation MKLSHPIFVTSISVLLAACGGGGEDVASLPKPPTGQGNATLAELRVSQDFTAYYAQANYSLSRATGAASGKSSVQAPTEVRYDAASQSYTLVGTTMGTTIFRPADKLGDTAATTGYRKIAGNTQEDFVLFRPGAANPDMALTYASYGAWQKIVDKGTDLDVSTAFFTYGVTTSPSDMPKSGSATYQTRIDGQYADGTGAYVLSGASSFAANFAAGTVRFEMSPTGQHVVDGRTKVFGNLQLDGIIKTPNQFYKGNEFEASSDLNAAYSADLHGFFYGPGASEMGGAFTLRQGLGNPEIGNGSGAVVGRKN
- a CDS encoding surface lipoprotein assembly modifier; this translates as MAGLATGVSAQDAAGQGATGAQWPAAQPATHAGLSAAQVFALAEQARAEGDFATAETAYRALSQDRDLEVRTEARFRLGLMLGDDLKRYADAALEFRRILDDKPGAARVRLELARMQASLGNFGAARKELRAAQAAGLPTSVEQLVRFYTRALNARKPFGGSVEFALAPDSNINRATRSDTLGTVIGDFTLDDEAQAKSGVGLNLQGQGYFRLGIQPGADLLVRASTSATLYREPDFNDVTVGVQAGPQYAWGGNQLTFSFGPSWRWYGRDPYSMTIGGNVSWQRPTGKRSQIRLDGGISHVDNKRNALQTADDFTLSASLDRAFSARFGGGLQVYGFREAARDPGYSLASGGASVYLFREMGRTTLVGTMAYSHLEADERLFLYPERRRENRYSASIAATLRALHLGSFAPLVRLKWERNRSSIEIYDYRRVAAEFGVTSAF